One genomic segment of Occultella kanbiaonis includes these proteins:
- a CDS encoding cytidine deaminase → MSRTQEAAVTDIDWDALRVAAREVMTRAYAPYSGYPVGAAAFTTEGDLIVGANVENAAYGVTLCAECSLVSALITGGGGRLAAFTCVNRNGDTIMPCGRCRQLLWEHGGPDLLVETVSGIRPMTEVLPDAFGPGDLEA, encoded by the coding sequence GTGAGCCGCACGCAGGAGGCCGCCGTGACCGATATCGACTGGGACGCCCTGCGGGTCGCCGCGCGTGAGGTGATGACCCGGGCGTACGCCCCGTACTCCGGGTACCCCGTCGGTGCGGCCGCGTTCACCACCGAAGGGGACCTGATCGTCGGGGCGAACGTCGAGAACGCCGCCTACGGCGTCACCCTGTGCGCGGAATGCTCGCTGGTGTCGGCGCTGATCACCGGCGGCGGGGGCCGGCTGGCCGCGTTCACCTGCGTGAACCGCAACGGGGACACGATCATGCCGTGTGGCCGGTGCAGGCAGCTCCTCTGGGAGCACGGCGGCCCGGACCTGCTCGTGGAGACCGTCTCCGGCATCCGGCCGATGACCGAGGTCCTCCCGGACGCATTCGGGCCCGGCGACCTGGAGGCCTGA
- a CDS encoding thymidine phosphorylase, whose product MSEAFDAVDVIRAKRDQQVLTDAQIDWVIDAYTRGVVAEEQMAALNMAILLNGMTRPEIARWTAAMIASGERMDFSTLRRPTADKHSTGGVGDKITLPLAPLVAVFGVAVPQLSGRGLGHTGGTLDKLESIPGWRAALTNAEMLAQLDDVGAVICQAGSGLAPADRKLYALRDVTGTVESIPLIASSIMSKKIAEGTGALVLDVKVGSGAFMKNLEDARELARTMVDLGTDAGVRTSALLTDMSTPLGLTAGNALEVRESVEVLAGGGPADVVDLTVALAREMLDAAGRPDADPAAALADGRAMDVWRAMIAAQGGDPDAPLPTAKHSEQVLAPADGVLVALDALAVGIASWRLGAGRARREDTVQAGAGIELHAKPGAPVRAGQVLMTLHTDTPDRFDRAAEALADAVTIAPEGSRPATGAVVLERVGAA is encoded by the coding sequence ATGAGTGAAGCCTTCGACGCCGTCGACGTCATCCGTGCCAAGCGGGACCAGCAGGTCCTCACCGACGCGCAGATCGACTGGGTCATCGACGCCTACACCCGTGGGGTGGTCGCCGAGGAACAGATGGCGGCGCTGAACATGGCGATCCTGTTGAACGGCATGACCCGGCCGGAGATCGCCCGCTGGACCGCCGCGATGATCGCCTCCGGCGAGCGGATGGACTTCTCCACGCTGCGGCGGCCCACGGCGGACAAGCACTCCACCGGCGGCGTCGGGGACAAGATCACCCTCCCGCTGGCGCCGCTGGTCGCCGTGTTCGGGGTCGCCGTGCCGCAACTGTCCGGCCGCGGGCTCGGACACACCGGCGGCACCCTGGACAAGCTCGAGTCGATCCCGGGCTGGCGGGCCGCGCTCACGAACGCGGAGATGCTCGCTCAGCTCGACGACGTCGGCGCCGTCATCTGCCAGGCAGGTTCCGGGCTGGCGCCCGCCGACCGCAAGCTGTACGCGCTGCGTGACGTGACCGGCACCGTCGAGTCGATCCCGCTCATCGCATCCTCGATCATGAGCAAGAAGATCGCCGAGGGCACCGGCGCCCTCGTGCTGGACGTGAAGGTCGGGTCCGGGGCGTTCATGAAGAACCTCGAGGACGCCCGCGAGCTGGCCCGCACCATGGTGGACCTCGGCACGGACGCCGGAGTGCGCACGAGCGCGCTGCTGACGGACATGTCCACGCCGCTCGGGCTCACCGCCGGCAACGCGCTCGAGGTGCGCGAGTCGGTCGAGGTGCTCGCCGGTGGCGGTCCCGCGGACGTCGTCGACCTCACCGTGGCCCTCGCCCGGGAGATGCTCGACGCCGCCGGCCGACCCGACGCAGACCCCGCCGCCGCGCTCGCGGACGGTCGGGCCATGGACGTCTGGCGCGCCATGATCGCCGCCCAGGGCGGCGACCCGGACGCACCGCTGCCGACGGCGAAGCACAGCGAGCAGGTCCTCGCACCTGCCGACGGGGTGCTCGTGGCGCTGGACGCGCTCGCCGTGGGTATCGCGTCCTGGCGCCTCGGCGCGGGCCGGGCCCGCCGCGAGGACACAGTCCAGGCGGGCGCGGGCATCGAACTGCACGCGAAGCCCGGCGCACCGGTGCGCGCGGGACAGGTCCTGATGACCCTGCACACCGACACCCCCGACCGGTTCGACCGGGCCGCCGAGGCCCTCGCCGACGCCGTCACGATCGCCCCCGAGGGATCCCGGCCGGCGACGGGCGCGGTGGTGCTCGAACGGGTCGGAGCCGCGTGA
- a CDS encoding YidH family protein yields the protein MSDISPDPATGPERRPASVYGVGTEPDARFSLANERTALAWLRTGLALVAGGVALTTLATFAVAGPLLDLVAALACLAGGTLAVGALVGWRRTERALRLGRPLPAPSALPILVIGVAAIAAVLAGYAVVQAFG from the coding sequence GTGAGCGACATCAGCCCGGACCCCGCCACCGGACCCGAGCGTCGGCCCGCGTCGGTGTACGGCGTCGGCACGGAACCGGACGCCCGGTTCTCCCTCGCGAACGAGCGCACCGCGCTCGCGTGGCTGCGCACGGGCCTGGCCCTCGTGGCCGGTGGGGTGGCCCTGACCACGTTGGCGACGTTCGCCGTCGCCGGCCCGCTGCTGGATCTCGTGGCCGCGCTGGCCTGCCTGGCCGGTGGCACCCTCGCCGTCGGGGCACTGGTGGGCTGGCGGCGCACCGAGCGTGCGCTGCGTCTGGGCCGGCCGCTGCCGGCGCCGAGTGCACTGCCGATCCTGGTGATCGGCGTCGCGGCGATCGCCGCGGTGCTGGCCGGCTACGCCGTGGTCCAGGCGTTCGGATGA
- a CDS encoding DUF202 domain-containing protein, with protein MRAVEGLAGDPGAQPQRTMLAWNRTMLAAVLGAMLVALTAERQQRPVIAAVAGLAALALLVLVLRDLRRWRHDGSGPWTSLLHVGIAVMVLAALGGALAIVGLVP; from the coding sequence GTGAGAGCCGTCGAAGGGCTCGCGGGCGACCCCGGGGCCCAGCCCCAGCGGACGATGCTGGCGTGGAACCGCACCATGCTCGCGGCGGTGCTCGGCGCGATGCTCGTCGCGCTCACGGCCGAGCGACAACAGCGCCCGGTGATCGCCGCGGTCGCCGGCCTCGCCGCGCTGGCGCTACTCGTCCTCGTGTTGCGCGACCTGCGCCGCTGGCGCCACGACGGCAGCGGCCCGTGGACCTCACTGCTGCACGTCGGCATCGCCGTGATGGTGCTCGCCGCGCTGGGTGGCGCTCTCGCGATCGTCGGGCTCGTGCCCTGA
- a CDS encoding adenosine deaminase, translated as MTLTHEDIVALPKVVLHDHLDGGLRPATIIELAADAGHDLPSTDPDELAAWFVQAASAGDLTRYLETFAHTLAVTQTEPSLRRVAREAVVDLAADGVVYAELRYAPEQHLGGGLKLQEVLDAVHAGLAEGVAEAAAAGRRIRVGTLPSAMRQFDRGAEIAEVTLANRDRGSVGFDIAGPEDGFPPSRHLTALRTLREANFPYTVHAGEAAGLESIWEAVQLCGALRLGHGVRIMDDIELGTDPDGELFAALGDLAQWVLDRQIPLEICPQSNLQTGIAATVAEHPITVLRDMGFAVTLNTDNRLMSGTSMSQEMWALVDEAGWTLEDFEQVTLTAAWNAFAPNQEMRVIIAEQIEPGYAAAQSGDHSDDGRRTGES; from the coding sequence ATGACGCTCACCCACGAGGACATCGTCGCGCTGCCGAAGGTGGTGCTCCACGATCACCTCGACGGTGGCCTGCGCCCCGCGACCATCATCGAACTGGCCGCAGATGCCGGACACGACCTGCCGAGCACGGACCCCGACGAGCTCGCGGCGTGGTTCGTGCAGGCCGCCAGTGCCGGAGACCTGACCCGCTACCTCGAGACGTTCGCCCACACGCTCGCCGTCACCCAGACCGAGCCAAGCCTGCGCAGGGTGGCCCGGGAGGCCGTGGTGGACCTCGCCGCCGACGGTGTCGTGTACGCCGAGCTTCGGTACGCCCCCGAGCAGCACCTCGGCGGCGGGCTGAAGCTCCAGGAGGTCCTCGACGCCGTGCACGCGGGCCTCGCCGAGGGTGTGGCCGAGGCAGCCGCGGCCGGCCGGCGGATCCGGGTCGGCACCCTGCCGTCCGCGATGCGGCAGTTCGACCGGGGCGCCGAGATCGCCGAGGTGACCCTCGCGAACCGGGATCGCGGCTCCGTCGGCTTCGACATCGCCGGCCCGGAGGACGGCTTCCCGCCGTCGCGCCACCTCACCGCGCTGCGCACCCTGCGGGAGGCGAACTTCCCGTACACGGTGCACGCCGGCGAGGCCGCCGGCCTCGAGAGCATCTGGGAGGCCGTCCAACTGTGCGGCGCGCTCCGGCTCGGCCACGGCGTGCGCATCATGGACGACATCGAGCTCGGCACCGACCCGGACGGCGAGCTGTTCGCGGCGCTCGGCGACCTGGCCCAGTGGGTGCTCGACCGGCAGATCCCGCTCGAGATCTGCCCGCAGTCGAACCTGCAGACGGGCATCGCCGCAACGGTGGCCGAACACCCGATCACCGTGCTCCGGGACATGGGCTTCGCCGTCACCCTCAACACCGACAACCGGCTGATGTCCGGCACGTCGATGAGCCAGGAGATGTGGGCCCTGGTGGACGAGGCCGGCTGGACCCTCGAGGACTTCGAGCAGGTGACCCTGACCGCGGCCTGGAACGCGTTCGCGCCGAACCAGGAGATGCGGGTCATCATCGCCGAGCAGATCGAACCCGGCTACGCCGCAGCGCAGTCCGGTGACCACAGCGACGACGGACGTCGGACAGGAGAGTCCTGA
- a CDS encoding TerC family protein translates to MEVAGWIWAVTVAGIVGLLFFDFWFHVRKAHIPTLPEAARWSAIYVGIALLFGVGVLVLGGTDMGTEYFAGYITEKALSVDNLFVFLIIMTSFKVPRADQQKVLLFGIVFSLIARTGFIFLGAALINSFAWVFYFFGLILLITAGNMLKPGHDDDGENVVVRLARRFLHTSEHYDGDKLFTIVDGRRALTPMLLVMVAIGGTDVLFALDSIPAIFGLTTNVYIVFTATTFSLLGLRQLYFLLDGLLDRLIYLSYGLAAILAFIGVKLILHALHENNVPFINGGEHVDVVEISTALSLSVIIGVLVVTIVASLVSPKGRAQNAIKGAERHAKSYLEVEDEDPKVQEEVYADLLAEEAVLKALPEKYRARIRDEANFMALLERVHRVHDERVNDPRR, encoded by the coding sequence ATGGAGGTGGCCGGCTGGATCTGGGCCGTCACGGTCGCAGGGATCGTGGGGCTGCTGTTCTTCGACTTCTGGTTCCACGTGCGCAAGGCCCACATCCCCACCCTTCCCGAGGCCGCCAGGTGGTCCGCGATCTACGTCGGCATCGCGCTGCTGTTCGGGGTGGGCGTGCTCGTCCTCGGCGGCACCGACATGGGCACCGAGTACTTCGCCGGGTACATCACCGAGAAGGCACTCTCGGTGGACAACCTGTTCGTGTTCCTCATCATCATGACGAGCTTCAAGGTGCCCCGGGCGGACCAGCAGAAGGTCCTGCTGTTCGGCATCGTGTTCTCGCTGATCGCCCGTACCGGGTTCATCTTCCTCGGCGCCGCCCTGATCAACAGCTTCGCCTGGGTCTTCTACTTCTTCGGGCTGATCCTGCTGATCACGGCGGGCAACATGCTCAAGCCGGGTCATGACGACGACGGCGAGAACGTGGTGGTCCGGCTCGCCCGCCGGTTCCTGCACACTTCCGAGCACTACGACGGCGACAAGCTCTTCACCATCGTGGACGGGCGGCGCGCGCTGACCCCGATGCTGCTCGTGATGGTGGCGATCGGCGGCACCGACGTGCTGTTCGCGCTCGACTCGATCCCGGCGATCTTCGGGCTGACCACGAACGTGTACATCGTGTTCACGGCCACCACGTTCTCCCTGCTCGGGCTGCGCCAGCTCTACTTCCTGCTCGACGGACTGCTGGACCGGCTGATCTACCTCTCCTACGGACTGGCCGCCATCCTCGCGTTCATCGGCGTCAAGCTCATCCTGCATGCGCTGCACGAGAACAACGTCCCCTTCATCAACGGCGGCGAGCATGTGGACGTCGTCGAGATCTCCACGGCGCTGTCCCTGTCGGTGATCATCGGGGTACTCGTGGTCACGATCGTCGCCTCGCTGGTCAGTCCGAAGGGCCGGGCACAGAACGCCATCAAGGGCGCCGAGAGGCACGCGAAGTCCTACCTCGAGGTCGAGGACGAGGACCCGAAGGTGCAGGAGGAGGTGTACGCCGACCTGCTCGCCGAGGAGGCGGTGCTGAAGGCCCTCCCGGAGAAGTACCGGGCCCGGATCCGGGACGAGGCCAACTTCATGGCGCTGCTCGAGCGGGTCCACCGCGTGCACGACGAACGGGTCAACGACCCCCGGCGCTGA